One genomic window of Denticeps clupeoides chromosome 14, fDenClu1.1, whole genome shotgun sequence includes the following:
- the syncrip gene encoding heterogeneous nuclear ribonucleoprotein Q isoform X2 gives MATEHVNGNGTEEPMDTTAAVTHSDHFQSLLEAGLPQKVAEKLDEIYIAGLVAHSDLDDRAIEALKEFNEEGALQVLLQFKESDLSHVQNKSAFLCGVMKTYRQREKQGTKVSESNKGPDEAKIKSLLEKTSYTLDVTTGQRKYGGPPPESVYSGAQPTIGTEIFVGKIPRDLFEDELVPLFEKAGPIWDLRLMMDPLSGLNRGYAFVTFCTKEAAQEAVKLCNNHEIRPGRHIGVCISVANNRLFVGSIPKSKTKEQIVEEFGKVTEGLNDVILYHQPDDKKKNRGFCFLEYEDHKTAAQARRRLMSGKVKVWGNLVTVEWADPIEDPDPEVMAKVKVLFVRNLANSVTEEILENTFSQFGKLDRVKKLKDYAFVHFDDREGAVKALSEMNGKELEGEHIEIVFAKPPDQKRKERKAQRQAAKTQMYDDYYYYGPPHVPPPARGRGRGSNRGGYAYPPDYYSYEDYYDYYGYDYHNYRGGYDDPYFGYDDFQVPARGRGGRGTRGASPSRGRGAGAPRGRAGFPQRGGPGSSRGPRGARGGVQQRGRGVRGARGGRGGNVGGKRKADGYNQPDSKRRQTNNQNWGSQPIAQQPLQGGDHSAGKRGRGWS, from the exons ATGGCAACAGAACATGTTAATGGGAATGGTACAGAAGAACCAATGGACACGACTGCTGCAGTTACCCATTCTGACCATTTCCAAAGTTTGTTAGAAGCTGGTTTACCACAGAAAGTTGCTGAAAAACTAGACGAAATTTACATAGCAG GCCTTGTAGCACACAGTGACCTAGACGACAGGGCAATCGAAGCGTTGAAAGAGTTCAATGAAGAGGGCGCGTTGCAAGTTCTCCTCCAGTTTAAGGAAAGCgatctgtcacatgtgcaa AACAAAAGTGCCTTTCTGTGTGGAGTAATGAAGACGTACCGACAGCGGGAAAAGCAGGGGACCAAAGTTTCAGAATCGAATAAAGGACCAGATGAAGCTAAAATTAAA TCACTGCTTGAGAAAACCAGCTACACACTTGATGTGACGACGGGTCAGAGAAAGTACGGTGGTCCCCCGCCGGAGTCGGTGTATTCTGGAGCCCAGCCCACTATCGGTACAGAG ATTTTTGTAGGGAAAATTCCTAGGGATTTGTTTGAGGATGAGCTGGTACCGCTGTTTGAGAAAGCCGGCCCCATCTGGGACCTGCGGCTTATGATGGACCCCCTCAGTGGCCTGAACCGGGGCTATGCCTTTGTCACTTTCTGCACTAAAGAGGCTGCTCAGGAGGCTGTCAAGCTA TGTAACAATCATGAAATTCGCCCCGGCAGGCACATTGGCGTGTGTATTTCTGTTGCCAATAACAGACTCTTTGTGGGCTCCATTCCTAAGAGCAAAACAAAAGAACAGATTGTCGAAGAGTTTGGAAAAGTCACAG AGGGCCTTAATGATGTCATACTGTACCACCAGCCagacgacaaaaaaaagaacagaggcTTTTGCTTCCTGGAATACGAGGACCACAAAACAGCTGCCCAGGCCCGACGTCGGCTCATGAGTGGAAAGGTGAAAGTGTGGGGCAACTTGGTGACAGTGGAGTGGGCCGACCCCATTGAAGACCCAGACCCTGAAGTTATGGCTAAG GTGAAAGTGCTGTTTGTCCGAAACTTGGCTAACAGTGTTACAGAGGAAATTTTAGAAAATACCTTCAGCCAGTTTGGTAAACTAGACCGAGTAAAAAAACTTAAAGACTACGCCTTCGTTCACTTTGACGATCGGGAAGGAGCGGTGAAG GCACTGTCTGAAATGAATGGGAAAGAACTAGAAGGCGAACACATCGAGATTGTTTTCGCAAAGCCCCCTGACCAGAAGAGAAAAGAGCGCAAGGCCCAACGACAAGCAGCCAAAACGCAAAT GTAcgatgattattattactatggCCCCCCTCATGTGCCCCCTCCTGCCAGAGGTCGTGGTAGAGGTAGCAATCGGGGAGGCTACGCCTACCCCCCCGACTACTATAGCTACGAAGATTACTACGACTACTATGGCTATGACTATCACAACTACCGCGGAGGCTATGATGACCCCTATTTCGGCTACGACGACTTTCAGGTCCCCGCCAGGGGCCGCGGGGGCCGGGGCACGAGGGGTGCCTCGCCATCCAGGGGCAGAGGGGCGGGCGCTCCCAGGGGCAGGGCCGGCTTCCCTCAGCGAGGTGGTCCTGGATCAAGTCGAGGGCCGCGGGGTGCCAGAGGAGGCGTGCAGCAGAGAGGCCGCGGGGTACGTGGTGCGAGGGGTGGCCGCGGTGGAAATGTAGGAGGAAAGCGCAAAGCAGATGGGTACAACCAGCCAGATTCCAAGCGGCGCCAAACCAATAATCAGAACTGGGGCTCTCAACCCATTGCTCAGCAACCGCTACAAGGTGGTGATCATTCTG CAGGGAAAAGGGGTCGAGGATGGTCCTGA
- the syncrip gene encoding heterogeneous nuclear ribonucleoprotein Q isoform X1, translated as MATEHVNGNGTEEPMDTTAAVTHSDHFQSLLEAGLPQKVAEKLDEIYIAGLVAHSDLDDRAIEALKEFNEEGALQVLLQFKESDLSHVQNKSAFLCGVMKTYRQREKQGTKVSESNKGPDEAKIKSLLEKTSYTLDVTTGQRKYGGPPPESVYSGAQPTIGTEIFVGKIPRDLFEDELVPLFEKAGPIWDLRLMMDPLSGLNRGYAFVTFCTKEAAQEAVKLCNNHEIRPGRHIGVCISVANNRLFVGSIPKSKTKEQIVEEFGKVTEGLNDVILYHQPDDKKKNRGFCFLEYEDHKTAAQARRRLMSGKVKVWGNLVTVEWADPIEDPDPEVMAKVKVLFVRNLANSVTEEILENTFSQFGKLDRVKKLKDYAFVHFDDREGAVKALSEMNGKELEGEHIEIVFAKPPDQKRKERKAQRQAAKTQMYDDYYYYGPPHVPPPARGRGRGSNRGGYAYPPDYYSYEDYYDYYGYDYHNYRGGYDDPYFGYDDFQVPARGRGGRGTRGASPSRGRGAGAPRGRAGFPQRGGPGSSRGPRGARGGVQQRGRGVRGARGGRGGNVGGKRKADGYNQPDSKRRQTNNQNWGSQPIAQQPLQGGDHSGNYGYKSDNQEFYQDSFGQQWK; from the exons ATGGCAACAGAACATGTTAATGGGAATGGTACAGAAGAACCAATGGACACGACTGCTGCAGTTACCCATTCTGACCATTTCCAAAGTTTGTTAGAAGCTGGTTTACCACAGAAAGTTGCTGAAAAACTAGACGAAATTTACATAGCAG GCCTTGTAGCACACAGTGACCTAGACGACAGGGCAATCGAAGCGTTGAAAGAGTTCAATGAAGAGGGCGCGTTGCAAGTTCTCCTCCAGTTTAAGGAAAGCgatctgtcacatgtgcaa AACAAAAGTGCCTTTCTGTGTGGAGTAATGAAGACGTACCGACAGCGGGAAAAGCAGGGGACCAAAGTTTCAGAATCGAATAAAGGACCAGATGAAGCTAAAATTAAA TCACTGCTTGAGAAAACCAGCTACACACTTGATGTGACGACGGGTCAGAGAAAGTACGGTGGTCCCCCGCCGGAGTCGGTGTATTCTGGAGCCCAGCCCACTATCGGTACAGAG ATTTTTGTAGGGAAAATTCCTAGGGATTTGTTTGAGGATGAGCTGGTACCGCTGTTTGAGAAAGCCGGCCCCATCTGGGACCTGCGGCTTATGATGGACCCCCTCAGTGGCCTGAACCGGGGCTATGCCTTTGTCACTTTCTGCACTAAAGAGGCTGCTCAGGAGGCTGTCAAGCTA TGTAACAATCATGAAATTCGCCCCGGCAGGCACATTGGCGTGTGTATTTCTGTTGCCAATAACAGACTCTTTGTGGGCTCCATTCCTAAGAGCAAAACAAAAGAACAGATTGTCGAAGAGTTTGGAAAAGTCACAG AGGGCCTTAATGATGTCATACTGTACCACCAGCCagacgacaaaaaaaagaacagaggcTTTTGCTTCCTGGAATACGAGGACCACAAAACAGCTGCCCAGGCCCGACGTCGGCTCATGAGTGGAAAGGTGAAAGTGTGGGGCAACTTGGTGACAGTGGAGTGGGCCGACCCCATTGAAGACCCAGACCCTGAAGTTATGGCTAAG GTGAAAGTGCTGTTTGTCCGAAACTTGGCTAACAGTGTTACAGAGGAAATTTTAGAAAATACCTTCAGCCAGTTTGGTAAACTAGACCGAGTAAAAAAACTTAAAGACTACGCCTTCGTTCACTTTGACGATCGGGAAGGAGCGGTGAAG GCACTGTCTGAAATGAATGGGAAAGAACTAGAAGGCGAACACATCGAGATTGTTTTCGCAAAGCCCCCTGACCAGAAGAGAAAAGAGCGCAAGGCCCAACGACAAGCAGCCAAAACGCAAAT GTAcgatgattattattactatggCCCCCCTCATGTGCCCCCTCCTGCCAGAGGTCGTGGTAGAGGTAGCAATCGGGGAGGCTACGCCTACCCCCCCGACTACTATAGCTACGAAGATTACTACGACTACTATGGCTATGACTATCACAACTACCGCGGAGGCTATGATGACCCCTATTTCGGCTACGACGACTTTCAGGTCCCCGCCAGGGGCCGCGGGGGCCGGGGCACGAGGGGTGCCTCGCCATCCAGGGGCAGAGGGGCGGGCGCTCCCAGGGGCAGGGCCGGCTTCCCTCAGCGAGGTGGTCCTGGATCAAGTCGAGGGCCGCGGGGTGCCAGAGGAGGCGTGCAGCAGAGAGGCCGCGGGGTACGTGGTGCGAGGGGTGGCCGCGGTGGAAATGTAGGAGGAAAGCGCAAAGCAGATGGGTACAACCAGCCAGATTCCAAGCGGCGCCAAACCAATAATCAGAACTGGGGCTCTCAACCCATTGCTCAGCAACCGCTACAAGGTGGTGATCATTCTGGTAACTATGGTTACAAATCTGACAACCAGGAGTTTTATCAGGATTCTTTTGGGCAACAGTGGAAGTAG
- the syncrip gene encoding heterogeneous nuclear ribonucleoprotein Q isoform X3, which produces MATEHVNGNGTEEPMDTTAAVTHSDHFQSLLEAGLPQKVAEKLDEIYIAGLVAHSDLDDRAIEALKEFNEEGALQVLLQFKESDLSHVQNKSAFLCGVMKTYRQREKQGTKVSESNKGPDEAKIKSLLEKTSYTLDVTTGQRKYGGPPPESVYSGAQPTIGTEIFVGKIPRDLFEDELVPLFEKAGPIWDLRLMMDPLSGLNRGYAFVTFCTKEAAQEAVKLCNNHEIRPGRHIGVCISVANNRLFVGSIPKSKTKEQIVEEFGKVTEGLNDVILYHQPDDKKKNRGFCFLEYEDHKTAAQARRRLMSGKVKVWGNLVTVEWADPIEDPDPEVMAKVKVLFVRNLANSVTEEILENTFSQFGKLDRVKKLKDYAFVHFDDREGAVKALSEMNGKELEGEHIEIVFAKPPDQKRKERKAQRQAAKTQMYDDYYYYGPPHVPPPARGRGRGSNRGGYAYPPDYYSYEDYYDYYGYDYHNYRGGYDDPYFGYDDFQVPARGRGGRGTRGASPSRGRGAGAPRGRAGFPQRGGPGSSRGPRGARGGVQQRGRGVRGARGGRGGNVGGKRKADGYNQPDSKRRQTNNQNWGSQPIAQQPLQAGKRGRGWS; this is translated from the exons ATGGCAACAGAACATGTTAATGGGAATGGTACAGAAGAACCAATGGACACGACTGCTGCAGTTACCCATTCTGACCATTTCCAAAGTTTGTTAGAAGCTGGTTTACCACAGAAAGTTGCTGAAAAACTAGACGAAATTTACATAGCAG GCCTTGTAGCACACAGTGACCTAGACGACAGGGCAATCGAAGCGTTGAAAGAGTTCAATGAAGAGGGCGCGTTGCAAGTTCTCCTCCAGTTTAAGGAAAGCgatctgtcacatgtgcaa AACAAAAGTGCCTTTCTGTGTGGAGTAATGAAGACGTACCGACAGCGGGAAAAGCAGGGGACCAAAGTTTCAGAATCGAATAAAGGACCAGATGAAGCTAAAATTAAA TCACTGCTTGAGAAAACCAGCTACACACTTGATGTGACGACGGGTCAGAGAAAGTACGGTGGTCCCCCGCCGGAGTCGGTGTATTCTGGAGCCCAGCCCACTATCGGTACAGAG ATTTTTGTAGGGAAAATTCCTAGGGATTTGTTTGAGGATGAGCTGGTACCGCTGTTTGAGAAAGCCGGCCCCATCTGGGACCTGCGGCTTATGATGGACCCCCTCAGTGGCCTGAACCGGGGCTATGCCTTTGTCACTTTCTGCACTAAAGAGGCTGCTCAGGAGGCTGTCAAGCTA TGTAACAATCATGAAATTCGCCCCGGCAGGCACATTGGCGTGTGTATTTCTGTTGCCAATAACAGACTCTTTGTGGGCTCCATTCCTAAGAGCAAAACAAAAGAACAGATTGTCGAAGAGTTTGGAAAAGTCACAG AGGGCCTTAATGATGTCATACTGTACCACCAGCCagacgacaaaaaaaagaacagaggcTTTTGCTTCCTGGAATACGAGGACCACAAAACAGCTGCCCAGGCCCGACGTCGGCTCATGAGTGGAAAGGTGAAAGTGTGGGGCAACTTGGTGACAGTGGAGTGGGCCGACCCCATTGAAGACCCAGACCCTGAAGTTATGGCTAAG GTGAAAGTGCTGTTTGTCCGAAACTTGGCTAACAGTGTTACAGAGGAAATTTTAGAAAATACCTTCAGCCAGTTTGGTAAACTAGACCGAGTAAAAAAACTTAAAGACTACGCCTTCGTTCACTTTGACGATCGGGAAGGAGCGGTGAAG GCACTGTCTGAAATGAATGGGAAAGAACTAGAAGGCGAACACATCGAGATTGTTTTCGCAAAGCCCCCTGACCAGAAGAGAAAAGAGCGCAAGGCCCAACGACAAGCAGCCAAAACGCAAAT GTAcgatgattattattactatggCCCCCCTCATGTGCCCCCTCCTGCCAGAGGTCGTGGTAGAGGTAGCAATCGGGGAGGCTACGCCTACCCCCCCGACTACTATAGCTACGAAGATTACTACGACTACTATGGCTATGACTATCACAACTACCGCGGAGGCTATGATGACCCCTATTTCGGCTACGACGACTTTCAGGTCCCCGCCAGGGGCCGCGGGGGCCGGGGCACGAGGGGTGCCTCGCCATCCAGGGGCAGAGGGGCGGGCGCTCCCAGGGGCAGGGCCGGCTTCCCTCAGCGAGGTGGTCCTGGATCAAGTCGAGGGCCGCGGGGTGCCAGAGGAGGCGTGCAGCAGAGAGGCCGCGGGGTACGTGGTGCGAGGGGTGGCCGCGGTGGAAATGTAGGAGGAAAGCGCAAAGCAGATGGGTACAACCAGCCAGATTCCAAGCGGCGCCAAACCAATAATCAGAACTGGGGCTCTCAACCCATTGCTCAGCAACCGCTACAAG CAGGGAAAAGGGGTCGAGGATGGTCCTGA
- the syncrip gene encoding heterogeneous nuclear ribonucleoprotein Q isoform X4: MATEHVNGNGTEEPMDTTAAVTHSDHFQSLLEAGLPQKVAEKLDEIYIAGLVAHSDLDDRAIEALKEFNEEGALQVLLQFKESDLSHVQNKSAFLCGVMKTYRQREKQGTKVSESNKGPDEAKIKSLLEKTSYTLDVTTGQRKYGGPPPESVYSGAQPTIGTEIFVGKIPRDLFEDELVPLFEKAGPIWDLRLMMDPLSGLNRGYAFVTFCTKEAAQEAVKLCNNHEIRPGRHIGVCISVANNRLFVGSIPKSKTKEQIVEEFGKVTEGLNDVILYHQPDDKKKNRGFCFLEYEDHKTAAQARRRLMSGKVKVWGNLVTVEWADPIEDPDPEVMAKVKVLFVRNLANSVTEEILENTFSQFGKLDRVKKLKDYAFVHFDDREGAVKALSEMNGKELEGEHIEIVFAKPPDQKRKERKAQRQAAKTQMYDDYYYYGPPHVPPPARGRGRGSNRGGYAYPPDYYSYEDYYDYYGYDYHNYRGGYDDPYFGYDDFQVPARGRGGRGTRGASPSRGRGAGAPRGRAGFPQRGGPGSSRGPRGARGGVQQRGRGVRGARGGRGGNVGGKRKADGYNQPDSKRRQTNNQNWGSQPIAQQPLQGKRGRGWS; this comes from the exons ATGGCAACAGAACATGTTAATGGGAATGGTACAGAAGAACCAATGGACACGACTGCTGCAGTTACCCATTCTGACCATTTCCAAAGTTTGTTAGAAGCTGGTTTACCACAGAAAGTTGCTGAAAAACTAGACGAAATTTACATAGCAG GCCTTGTAGCACACAGTGACCTAGACGACAGGGCAATCGAAGCGTTGAAAGAGTTCAATGAAGAGGGCGCGTTGCAAGTTCTCCTCCAGTTTAAGGAAAGCgatctgtcacatgtgcaa AACAAAAGTGCCTTTCTGTGTGGAGTAATGAAGACGTACCGACAGCGGGAAAAGCAGGGGACCAAAGTTTCAGAATCGAATAAAGGACCAGATGAAGCTAAAATTAAA TCACTGCTTGAGAAAACCAGCTACACACTTGATGTGACGACGGGTCAGAGAAAGTACGGTGGTCCCCCGCCGGAGTCGGTGTATTCTGGAGCCCAGCCCACTATCGGTACAGAG ATTTTTGTAGGGAAAATTCCTAGGGATTTGTTTGAGGATGAGCTGGTACCGCTGTTTGAGAAAGCCGGCCCCATCTGGGACCTGCGGCTTATGATGGACCCCCTCAGTGGCCTGAACCGGGGCTATGCCTTTGTCACTTTCTGCACTAAAGAGGCTGCTCAGGAGGCTGTCAAGCTA TGTAACAATCATGAAATTCGCCCCGGCAGGCACATTGGCGTGTGTATTTCTGTTGCCAATAACAGACTCTTTGTGGGCTCCATTCCTAAGAGCAAAACAAAAGAACAGATTGTCGAAGAGTTTGGAAAAGTCACAG AGGGCCTTAATGATGTCATACTGTACCACCAGCCagacgacaaaaaaaagaacagaggcTTTTGCTTCCTGGAATACGAGGACCACAAAACAGCTGCCCAGGCCCGACGTCGGCTCATGAGTGGAAAGGTGAAAGTGTGGGGCAACTTGGTGACAGTGGAGTGGGCCGACCCCATTGAAGACCCAGACCCTGAAGTTATGGCTAAG GTGAAAGTGCTGTTTGTCCGAAACTTGGCTAACAGTGTTACAGAGGAAATTTTAGAAAATACCTTCAGCCAGTTTGGTAAACTAGACCGAGTAAAAAAACTTAAAGACTACGCCTTCGTTCACTTTGACGATCGGGAAGGAGCGGTGAAG GCACTGTCTGAAATGAATGGGAAAGAACTAGAAGGCGAACACATCGAGATTGTTTTCGCAAAGCCCCCTGACCAGAAGAGAAAAGAGCGCAAGGCCCAACGACAAGCAGCCAAAACGCAAAT GTAcgatgattattattactatggCCCCCCTCATGTGCCCCCTCCTGCCAGAGGTCGTGGTAGAGGTAGCAATCGGGGAGGCTACGCCTACCCCCCCGACTACTATAGCTACGAAGATTACTACGACTACTATGGCTATGACTATCACAACTACCGCGGAGGCTATGATGACCCCTATTTCGGCTACGACGACTTTCAGGTCCCCGCCAGGGGCCGCGGGGGCCGGGGCACGAGGGGTGCCTCGCCATCCAGGGGCAGAGGGGCGGGCGCTCCCAGGGGCAGGGCCGGCTTCCCTCAGCGAGGTGGTCCTGGATCAAGTCGAGGGCCGCGGGGTGCCAGAGGAGGCGTGCAGCAGAGAGGCCGCGGGGTACGTGGTGCGAGGGGTGGCCGCGGTGGAAATGTAGGAGGAAAGCGCAAAGCAGATGGGTACAACCAGCCAGATTCCAAGCGGCGCCAAACCAATAATCAGAACTGGGGCTCTCAACCCATTGCTCAGCAACCGCTACAAG GGAAAAGGGGTCGAGGATGGTCCTGA
- the syncrip gene encoding heterogeneous nuclear ribonucleoprotein Q isoform X5, which produces MATEHVNGNGTEEPMDTTAAVTHSDHFQSLLEAGLPQKVAEKLDEIYIAGLVAHSDLDDRAIEALKEFNEEGALQVLLQFKESDLSHVQNKSAFLCGVMKTYRQREKQGTKVSESNKGPDEAKIKSLLEKTSYTLDVTTGQRKYGGPPPESVYSGAQPTIGTEIFVGKIPRDLFEDELVPLFEKAGPIWDLRLMMDPLSGLNRGYAFVTFCTKEAAQEAVKLCNNHEIRPGRHIGVCISVANNRLFVGSIPKSKTKEQIVEEFGKVTEGLNDVILYHQPDDKKKNRGFCFLEYEDHKTAAQARRRLMSGKVKVWGNLVTVEWADPIEDPDPEVMAKVKVLFVRNLANSVTEEILENTFSQFGKLDRVKKLKDYAFVHFDDREGAVKALSEMNGKELEGEHIEIVFAKPPDQKRKERKAQRQAAKTQMYDDYYYYGPPHVPPPARGRGRGSNRGGYAYPPDYYSYEDYYDYYGYDYHNYRGGYDDPYFGYDDFQVPARGRGGRGTRGASPSRGRGAGAPRGRAGFPQRGGPGSSRGPRGARGGVQQRGRGQGKGVEDGPEA; this is translated from the exons ATGGCAACAGAACATGTTAATGGGAATGGTACAGAAGAACCAATGGACACGACTGCTGCAGTTACCCATTCTGACCATTTCCAAAGTTTGTTAGAAGCTGGTTTACCACAGAAAGTTGCTGAAAAACTAGACGAAATTTACATAGCAG GCCTTGTAGCACACAGTGACCTAGACGACAGGGCAATCGAAGCGTTGAAAGAGTTCAATGAAGAGGGCGCGTTGCAAGTTCTCCTCCAGTTTAAGGAAAGCgatctgtcacatgtgcaa AACAAAAGTGCCTTTCTGTGTGGAGTAATGAAGACGTACCGACAGCGGGAAAAGCAGGGGACCAAAGTTTCAGAATCGAATAAAGGACCAGATGAAGCTAAAATTAAA TCACTGCTTGAGAAAACCAGCTACACACTTGATGTGACGACGGGTCAGAGAAAGTACGGTGGTCCCCCGCCGGAGTCGGTGTATTCTGGAGCCCAGCCCACTATCGGTACAGAG ATTTTTGTAGGGAAAATTCCTAGGGATTTGTTTGAGGATGAGCTGGTACCGCTGTTTGAGAAAGCCGGCCCCATCTGGGACCTGCGGCTTATGATGGACCCCCTCAGTGGCCTGAACCGGGGCTATGCCTTTGTCACTTTCTGCACTAAAGAGGCTGCTCAGGAGGCTGTCAAGCTA TGTAACAATCATGAAATTCGCCCCGGCAGGCACATTGGCGTGTGTATTTCTGTTGCCAATAACAGACTCTTTGTGGGCTCCATTCCTAAGAGCAAAACAAAAGAACAGATTGTCGAAGAGTTTGGAAAAGTCACAG AGGGCCTTAATGATGTCATACTGTACCACCAGCCagacgacaaaaaaaagaacagaggcTTTTGCTTCCTGGAATACGAGGACCACAAAACAGCTGCCCAGGCCCGACGTCGGCTCATGAGTGGAAAGGTGAAAGTGTGGGGCAACTTGGTGACAGTGGAGTGGGCCGACCCCATTGAAGACCCAGACCCTGAAGTTATGGCTAAG GTGAAAGTGCTGTTTGTCCGAAACTTGGCTAACAGTGTTACAGAGGAAATTTTAGAAAATACCTTCAGCCAGTTTGGTAAACTAGACCGAGTAAAAAAACTTAAAGACTACGCCTTCGTTCACTTTGACGATCGGGAAGGAGCGGTGAAG GCACTGTCTGAAATGAATGGGAAAGAACTAGAAGGCGAACACATCGAGATTGTTTTCGCAAAGCCCCCTGACCAGAAGAGAAAAGAGCGCAAGGCCCAACGACAAGCAGCCAAAACGCAAAT GTAcgatgattattattactatggCCCCCCTCATGTGCCCCCTCCTGCCAGAGGTCGTGGTAGAGGTAGCAATCGGGGAGGCTACGCCTACCCCCCCGACTACTATAGCTACGAAGATTACTACGACTACTATGGCTATGACTATCACAACTACCGCGGAGGCTATGATGACCCCTATTTCGGCTACGACGACTTTCAGGTCCCCGCCAGGGGCCGCGGGGGCCGGGGCACGAGGGGTGCCTCGCCATCCAGGGGCAGAGGGGCGGGCGCTCCCAGGGGCAGGGCCGGCTTCCCTCAGCGAGGTGGTCCTGGATCAAGTCGAGGGCCGCGGGGTGCCAGAGGAGGCGTGCAGCAGAGAGGCCGCGGG CAGGGAAAAGGGGTCGAGGATGGTCCTGAGGCGTAA
- the syncrip gene encoding heterogeneous nuclear ribonucleoprotein Q isoform X6 produces the protein MATEHVNGNGTEEPMDTTAAVTHSDHFQSLLEAGLPQKVAEKLDEIYIAGLVAHSDLDDRAIEALKEFNEEGALQVLLQFKESDLSHVQNKSAFLCGVMKTYRQREKQGTKVSESNKGPDEAKIKSLLEKTSYTLDVTTGQRKYGGPPPESVYSGAQPTIGTEIFVGKIPRDLFEDELVPLFEKAGPIWDLRLMMDPLSGLNRGYAFVTFCTKEAAQEAVKLCNNHEIRPGRHIGVCISVANNRLFVGSIPKSKTKEQIVEEFGKVTEGLNDVILYHQPDDKKKNRGFCFLEYEDHKTAAQARRRLMSGKVKVWGNLVTVEWADPIEDPDPEVMAKVKVLFVRNLANSVTEEILENTFSQFGKLDRVKKLKDYAFVHFDDREGAVKALSEMNGKELEGEHIEIVFAKPPDQKRKERKAQRQAAKTQMYDDYYYYGPPHVPPPARGRGRGSNRGGYAYPPDYYSYEDYYDYYGYDYHNYRGGYDDPYFGYDDFQVPARGRGGRGTRGASPSRGRGAGAPRGRAGFPQRGGPGSSRGPRGARGGVQQRGRGGKGVEDGPEA, from the exons ATGGCAACAGAACATGTTAATGGGAATGGTACAGAAGAACCAATGGACACGACTGCTGCAGTTACCCATTCTGACCATTTCCAAAGTTTGTTAGAAGCTGGTTTACCACAGAAAGTTGCTGAAAAACTAGACGAAATTTACATAGCAG GCCTTGTAGCACACAGTGACCTAGACGACAGGGCAATCGAAGCGTTGAAAGAGTTCAATGAAGAGGGCGCGTTGCAAGTTCTCCTCCAGTTTAAGGAAAGCgatctgtcacatgtgcaa AACAAAAGTGCCTTTCTGTGTGGAGTAATGAAGACGTACCGACAGCGGGAAAAGCAGGGGACCAAAGTTTCAGAATCGAATAAAGGACCAGATGAAGCTAAAATTAAA TCACTGCTTGAGAAAACCAGCTACACACTTGATGTGACGACGGGTCAGAGAAAGTACGGTGGTCCCCCGCCGGAGTCGGTGTATTCTGGAGCCCAGCCCACTATCGGTACAGAG ATTTTTGTAGGGAAAATTCCTAGGGATTTGTTTGAGGATGAGCTGGTACCGCTGTTTGAGAAAGCCGGCCCCATCTGGGACCTGCGGCTTATGATGGACCCCCTCAGTGGCCTGAACCGGGGCTATGCCTTTGTCACTTTCTGCACTAAAGAGGCTGCTCAGGAGGCTGTCAAGCTA TGTAACAATCATGAAATTCGCCCCGGCAGGCACATTGGCGTGTGTATTTCTGTTGCCAATAACAGACTCTTTGTGGGCTCCATTCCTAAGAGCAAAACAAAAGAACAGATTGTCGAAGAGTTTGGAAAAGTCACAG AGGGCCTTAATGATGTCATACTGTACCACCAGCCagacgacaaaaaaaagaacagaggcTTTTGCTTCCTGGAATACGAGGACCACAAAACAGCTGCCCAGGCCCGACGTCGGCTCATGAGTGGAAAGGTGAAAGTGTGGGGCAACTTGGTGACAGTGGAGTGGGCCGACCCCATTGAAGACCCAGACCCTGAAGTTATGGCTAAG GTGAAAGTGCTGTTTGTCCGAAACTTGGCTAACAGTGTTACAGAGGAAATTTTAGAAAATACCTTCAGCCAGTTTGGTAAACTAGACCGAGTAAAAAAACTTAAAGACTACGCCTTCGTTCACTTTGACGATCGGGAAGGAGCGGTGAAG GCACTGTCTGAAATGAATGGGAAAGAACTAGAAGGCGAACACATCGAGATTGTTTTCGCAAAGCCCCCTGACCAGAAGAGAAAAGAGCGCAAGGCCCAACGACAAGCAGCCAAAACGCAAAT GTAcgatgattattattactatggCCCCCCTCATGTGCCCCCTCCTGCCAGAGGTCGTGGTAGAGGTAGCAATCGGGGAGGCTACGCCTACCCCCCCGACTACTATAGCTACGAAGATTACTACGACTACTATGGCTATGACTATCACAACTACCGCGGAGGCTATGATGACCCCTATTTCGGCTACGACGACTTTCAGGTCCCCGCCAGGGGCCGCGGGGGCCGGGGCACGAGGGGTGCCTCGCCATCCAGGGGCAGAGGGGCGGGCGCTCCCAGGGGCAGGGCCGGCTTCCCTCAGCGAGGTGGTCCTGGATCAAGTCGAGGGCCGCGGGGTGCCAGAGGAGGCGTGCAGCAGAGAGGCCGCGGG GGAAAAGGGGTCGAGGATGGTCCTGAGGCGTAA